A DNA window from Setaria viridis chromosome 2, Setaria_viridis_v4.0, whole genome shotgun sequence contains the following coding sequences:
- the LOC117843222 gene encoding strigolactones hydrolase CXE15, which yields MPSMPAVSAATGAAPPPASAVVEDIYGFLRVLEDGTVLRSAAGPAFCPATFPDSHPSVQWKEAVYDKAKNLRVRMYKPSSAAAGGSKLPVLVHFHGGGFCLGSCTWANVHAFCLRLAAEAGAVVLSAGYRLAPEHRLPAAVDDAAGFLRWLREQSANAAADDGWLAEAADFGRVFVTGDSAGGTIAHHLAVRAATTKRGELDLDPVTVRGYVLLMPFFGGVRRTRSEAECPAEVLLNLDLFDRFWRLSLPAGATRDHPAANPFGPESPDLAAVDFRRPVLVVAGGLDMMHDRAVDYAERLAAMGKPVELAEFAGEPHGFYTLDPGSEATGELIGLVSRFVHTCAAPSDS from the coding sequence ATGCCAAGCATGCCCGCCGTTTCAGCCGCCACCGGAgcggcgcctccgccggcgagcGCCGTCGTCGAGGACATCTACGGCTTCCTGCGCGTGCTCGAAGACGGCACCGTCCtccggtcggcggcggggcccgcGTTCTGCCCGGCCACCTTCCCCGACAGCCACCCGTCGGTGCAGTGGAAGGAGGCCGTGTACGACAAGGCCAAGAACCTCCGCGTCCGCATGTACAAGCCGTcgtccgcggccgccggcgggagcAAGCTGCCGGTGCTCGTCcacttccacggcggcggcttctgccTCGGGTCCTGCACGTGGGCCAACGTGCACGCGttctgcctccgcctcgccgcggaggccggcgccgtcgtGCTCTCCGCCGGGTACCGCCTCGCccccgagcaccgcctccccgcGGCGgtcgacgacgccgccggcttCCTGCGCTGGCTCCGCGAGCAGTccgcgaacgccgccgccgacgacggtTGGCTCGCCGAGGCCGCTGACTTCGGCCGCGTGTTCGTCACCGGCGACTCGGCAGGCGGCACCATAGCGCACCACCTCGCCgtgcgcgccgccaccaccaagcGCGGCGAGCTCGACCTGGACCCGGTCACGGTCCGGGGCTACGTCCTCCTGATGCCGTTCttcggcggcgtccggcggacGCGATCGGAGGCCGAGTGCCCGGCGGAGGTGCTCCTGAACCTGGACCTGTTCGACCGGTTCTGGCGGCTgtcgctgccggccggcgccaccAGGGACCACCCGGCGGCGAACCCATTCGGGCCGGAGAGCCCCGACCTCGCCGCGGTGGACTTCCGGCGGCCGGTCCTCGTGGTGGCGGGCGGACTCGACATGATGCACGACCGCGCCGTCGACTACGCCGAGCGGCTGGCGGCGATGGGCAAGCCGGTGGAGCTCGCCGAGttcgccggcgagccgcacggGTTCTACACGCTGGACCCGGGGTCCGAGGCCACCGGCGAGCTGATCGGCCTCGTGAGCCGATTCGTACACACCTGCGCCGCGCCGTCAGATAGCTAG
- the LOC117845015 gene encoding strigolactones hydrolase CXE15, translating to MASEAAASAEPAPQVVDECRGVLFVYSDGTVVRRAQPGFATPVHDDGSVEWKDATFDEAAGLGLRLYRPRERGGRSRLPVFFYYHGGGFCIGSRAWPNCQNYCLRLAADLGALVVAPDYRLAPEHRLPAAIDDGAAAVLWLAAQARAPGGGGDPWVAESADLGRVFVSGDSAGGTIAHHLAVRFGSPDGRAELAPAAVAIRGYVQLMPFFGGVQRTRSEAECPDDAFLNRPLNDRYWRLSLPEGATADHPVANPFGPGAPPLEGVELAPTLVVVGGRDILHDRAVDYAARLRAMGKPVEVRDFEGQQHGFFTIDPWSDASAELMRVIKRFVDSDGRFD from the coding sequence ATGGCGTCCGAGGCCGCTGCGTCCGCCGAGCCCGCGCCGCAGGTCGTGGACGAGTGCCGGGGCGTGCTGTTCGTGTACAGCGACGGCACGGTGGTGCGGCGCGCGCAGCCGGGGTTCGCGACGCCCGTCCACGACGACGGGTCCGTGGAGTGGAAGGACGCGACGTTCGACGAGGCCGCCGGGCTGGGGCTCCGGCTCTACCGGCCCCGggagcgcggcgggcggagccgGCTGCCGGTGTTCTTCTACTACCACGGCGGCGGGTTCTGCATCGGATCCCGCGCCTGGCCCAACTGCCAGAACTactgcctccgcctcgccgcggaCCTCGGCGCGCTGGTGGTCGCCCCCGACTACCGCCTGGCCCCCGAGCatcgcctccccgccgccatcgatgacggcgccgcggcggtcCTGTGgctggcggcgcaggcgcgcgcccccggcggcggtggggacccgtgggtcgCCGAGTCCGCGGACCTCGGCCGCGTGTTCGTCTCCGGCGACTCCGCCGGCGGGACCATCGCGCACCACCTCGCCGTGCGCTTCGGCTCCCCCGACGGGCGCGCcgagctcgcccccgccgccgtcgccatccgCGGCTACGTCCAGCTCATGCCCTTCTTCGGCGGCGTCCAGCGCACGCGGTCGGAGGCGGAGTGCCCCGACGACGCGTTCCTGAACAGACCCCTCAACGACCGGTACTGGCGCCTGTCGCTGCCGGAGGGCGCCACGGCGGACCACCCCGTCGCCAACCCGTTCgggcccggcgcgccgccgctggagggCGTGGAGCTCGCGCCGACGCTGGTCGTGGTCGGGGGACGCGACATCCTCCACGACCGCGCCGTGGACTACGCGGCGAGGCTGAGGGCGATGGGGAAGCCCGTGGAGGTGCGGGACTTCGAGGGGCAGCAGCATGGCTTCTTCACCATCGACCCCTGGTCCGACGCCTCCGCCGAGCTCATGCGCGTCATCAAGCGGTTCGTCGACTCCGACGGCCGGTTCGACTGA
- the LOC117843157 gene encoding strigolactones hydrolase CXE15, whose translation MPAVSAAACCAAATPANEVVEDLFGFLQVLSDGTVFRSPAEPVFCPTTFPASHPSVQWKETVYDKAKNLRVRMYKPAAAGNKLPVLVHFHGGGFCLGSCTWGNVHAFCLRLAADAGAVVLSAGYRLAPEHRLPAALDDGAGFMRWLREQSANAGEAFDAWLAEAADFGRVFVTGDSAGGTIAHHLAVRAGSAAAAEQGETAGDPAFTVRGYVLLMPFLGGVRRTPSEAECPAEAFPNLDLVDRFWRLSLPAGATRDHPAANPFGPDSPDLGSVDLRPVLVVAGGLDLIRDRTVEYAERLAAMGKPVELAEFAGKAHGFYLHEPGSEATGELIRAVAQFLDGCVAATEAGAVL comes from the coding sequence ATGCCTGCCGTCTCGGCTGCCGcctgctgcgccgccgctaCGCCGGCGAACGAGGTCGTCGAGGACCTCTTCGGCTTCCTGCAAGTCCTCAGTGACGGCACCGTCTTCCGGTCGCCGGCAGAACCGGTGTTCTGCCCGACCACCTTCCCCGCCAGCCACCCCTCCGTGCAGTGGAAGGAGACCGTCTACGACAAGGCCAAGAACCTCCGCGTCCGCATGTAcaagccggccgccgccgggaacAAGCTGCCGGTGCTGGTCCACTTCCACGGCGGTGGCTTCTGCCTCGGGTCGTGCACGTGGGGGAACGTCCACGCGttctgcctccgcctcgccgcggaCGCCGGAGCCGTCGTGCTCTCCGCCGGGTACCGCCTCGCccccgagcaccgcctccccgcGGCgctcgacgacggcgccggTTTCATGCGCTGGCTCCGGGAGCAGTCCGCGAACGCCGGCGAGGCCTTCGACGCCTGGCTCGCCGAGGCCGCCGACTTCGGCCGCGTGTTCGTCACCGGCGACTCGGCCGGCGGCACCATCGCGCACCACCTCGCCGTGCGTGCcggctccgccgcggccgcggagcaAGGCGAGACGGCGGGAGACCCTGCTTTCACGGTCCGCGGCTACGTCCTGCTGATGCCGTTCTTAGGCGGCGTCCGGCGCACGCCGTCGGAGGCCGAGTGCCCGGCGGAGGCGTTCCCGAACCTTGACCTCGTCGACCGGTTCTGGCGGCTgtcgctgccggccggcgccaccAGGGACCACCCGGCGGCGAACCCGTTCGGGCCGGACAGCCCCGACCTGGGCTCGGTGGACCTCCGGCCGGTGCTCgtggtcgccggcggcctcgaCTTGATCCGCGACCGCACCGTCGAGTACGCGGAGCGGCTGGCGGCGATGGGCAAGCCGGTGGAGCTCGCCGAGTTCGCCGGCAAAGCCCACGGGTTCTACCTGCACGAGCCGGGGTCCGAGGCCACCGGCGAGCTGATCCGGGCCGTGGCTCAGTTCCTCGACGGCTGCGTCGCTGCGACTGAGGCTGGTGCAGTTCTGTAG